The sequence below is a genomic window from Providencia rettgeri.
GTTGATGTGCTGACAATTATTGGTATTTTAATCATTATATCGATAGTAACATTATTGATGATGGGGAAAGTTAGCCCAATTATCGCAATGTCTTGTATTCCCTTTATTGGTGCTTTATTTGCTGGTTATTCGGTTGCTGAAATTTCAGTATTCTTTGAAAGTGGAATTAATAAAGTTTCAAAAGTCGCAGCGATGTTTTTATTTGCGATTTTATTTTTTAGCTTAATGAAAGACCTGCATATCTTTGATCCATTGATCCGTTTAATGGTTAAAATGACGCGTGGGAATATTATTGTTGTTTGTATTATGACAACGTTAATTGCAGGAGTTGTCCATTTAGATGGTTCAGGCGCTGCGACATTTTTAATTATCATTCCTGCATTATTACCTTTATACCGTCAACTGGGGATGAGCCCATATCTCATGTTGCTGCTGATGTGTGCCAGCATGGGGGTCATGAATATGGTGCCTTGGGGCGGGCCGTTAGGCCGTGCTTCGGCTGTCACTGGCATTGATGCTTCGACCTTATGGCAACATTTGATCCCAGTACAACTTATTGGTATGGGGGGAGCAGTGGTATTTGCTACGTTAATGGGATTTCGTGAGAAAAGACGTATTGCCGCAGCGAGTTTGAAAGGAACAACGCCATATGAAATGGATTCTTTGTTACCTGTTAGTGATGACACTGCCGATATAACCGAAACGGTACAAAAACCTAAGAAACCACTTATCAATGGTGGGTTAATTGTCGCCTCTGTTGTCTGTTTAGCATTTGGTTTATTATCTGCACCTTATGTTTTTATGATCGCACTTTCCATTGCCTTGATGGTTAACTTCCCTAACCCTAGGGACCAAATGAAAATTTTGGCAGCCCATGCGCCACAAGCATTGGGAATGGTTGCCATTATCTTAGCGGCAGGAGCATTTTTAGGTATTTTATCTGAAGGTGGCATGCTTGAGTCAATTGCAACAGACTTAACCGCTATTTTACCAACAGAATGGGTTTCTAAAGTCCATATTTTTGTCGGTATTTTAGGCGTGCCGATGGATATTTTTACCAGTACCGATGCTTACTATTTTGCCTTACTACCAATAATTCAACAAATTGCCGCCACAGTTGGTGTTGACCCATCTTCCGTTGTTTATGCGATGGCGATAGGTAACAACGCAGGGACTTTCGTGAGCCCATTCTCTCCAGCAGCATGGTTAGCAATGGGATTAGCTGGAATTGATATGGGGCGCCACTTACGTTATTCGTTTGGTTGGATTTGGTTGTTTAGTTTCTTTTTGTTAGCAGTTGGTTCAGTGATCGGTCTTTACTAGGTTTTTTTGTTCTTAACTACTTGAGAACATTGAAAGATGTTCTCAAGTATTATCCAAAGATGATTATTATTTTTTCATCTTTATAACTATTTATGATAGATTAATATCCAACCTTAACGAAAGGTGTTC
It includes:
- a CDS encoding CitMHS family transporter, giving the protein MLTIIGILIIISIVTLLMMGKVSPIIAMSCIPFIGALFAGYSVAEISVFFESGINKVSKVAAMFLFAILFFSLMKDLHIFDPLIRLMVKMTRGNIIVVCIMTTLIAGVVHLDGSGAATFLIIIPALLPLYRQLGMSPYLMLLLMCASMGVMNMVPWGGPLGRASAVTGIDASTLWQHLIPVQLIGMGGAVVFATLMGFREKRRIAAASLKGTTPYEMDSLLPVSDDTADITETVQKPKKPLINGGLIVASVVCLAFGLLSAPYVFMIALSIALMVNFPNPRDQMKILAAHAPQALGMVAIILAAGAFLGILSEGGMLESIATDLTAILPTEWVSKVHIFVGILGVPMDIFTSTDAYYFALLPIIQQIAATVGVDPSSVVYAMAIGNNAGTFVSPFSPAAWLAMGLAGIDMGRHLRYSFGWIWLFSFFLLAVGSVIGLY